One window from the genome of Variovorax sp. PAMC26660 encodes:
- a CDS encoding MetQ/NlpA family ABC transporter substrate-binding protein yields MRFSSRAPSLARWSVVPLLGGLALSLLLHVSAHAADLRVGFMPGPYRDAFTNGIEPQLKKLGYTVKYVEFSQGVQPNDAVERGQIDANIFQHSLYLNATNKQQNFDLVPVVHVPTPPMGLYSQRHKSLDTVPDGATVTLPADPVNAARALNILAAIGWVTLKPGVSPLSVSERDIASNPKRLKLVPLDAAQAPRSLADADLAAVQGNFAVASGLKLTEALKLEDMTLPYVNVVAVKRSNENAKFAKDIVAAYQSAEFQQFFKANPVWAGYRLPDYFAK; encoded by the coding sequence ATGCGTTTTTCTTCGCGCGCGCCCTCGCTGGCGCGCTGGTCCGTGGTGCCGCTGCTCGGCGGTCTTGCACTGAGCCTGCTCCTTCACGTTTCCGCCCACGCCGCCGACCTGCGCGTCGGCTTCATGCCCGGCCCCTACCGCGATGCCTTCACGAACGGCATCGAGCCCCAACTCAAGAAGCTCGGCTACACCGTCAAGTACGTCGAGTTCAGCCAGGGCGTGCAGCCCAACGACGCGGTCGAGCGCGGACAGATCGACGCCAACATCTTCCAGCACTCGCTGTACCTCAACGCCACCAACAAGCAGCAGAACTTCGACCTCGTGCCGGTGGTGCATGTGCCCACGCCGCCGATGGGCCTGTACTCGCAGCGCCACAAATCGCTCGACACGGTGCCCGATGGCGCCACGGTCACGCTGCCGGCCGATCCGGTGAACGCGGCGCGCGCGCTCAACATCCTCGCGGCCATCGGCTGGGTGACGCTCAAGCCGGGCGTGAGCCCGCTGAGCGTTTCCGAGCGCGACATCGCAAGCAACCCCAAGCGCCTGAAGCTGGTGCCGCTCGATGCCGCACAGGCGCCGCGCTCGCTGGCCGACGCCGACCTCGCCGCCGTGCAGGGCAACTTCGCGGTGGCCTCAGGCCTGAAGCTCACCGAAGCGCTGAAGCTCGAAGACATGACGTTGCCCTACGTGAACGTGGTGGCAGTCAAGCGCAGCAATGAGAACGCGAAGTTCGCGAAAGACATCGTGGCGGCCTACCAGTCGGCCGAGTTCCAGCAGTTCTTCAAGGCCAACCCGGTGTGGGCGGGCTACCGACTGCCCGACTACTTCGCCAAGTAA
- a CDS encoding methionine ABC transporter ATP-binding protein — MSHLSSDAGRDNAAPVIRLQSVQKSFALPSGEVFDAVQSLSLDIHQGDVFGLIGKSGAGKSTLLRLINLLERPDAGKVFVGGRDLTTLSRSELRDTRQNIGMIFQQFNLLQNATVFDNVAFPLKIHGRHSKAEINTRVRECLDLVGLAEKIDTYPAQLSGGQKQRVAIARALAPRPQVLLCDEPTSALDTETTRSLLETLRDINQKIGVTIVIVTHELSVVEVLCRNVAILEKGRLIEQFAVDAPGPERKTALGREIDELVRRRERDVREARESAAPGASLNLNAQEPAYV; from the coding sequence ATGAGCCATCTTTCGTCCGATGCGGGCCGCGACAACGCGGCACCGGTCATCCGTCTTCAATCGGTGCAGAAGTCTTTTGCCCTGCCCAGTGGCGAGGTGTTCGACGCCGTGCAGTCGCTCTCGCTCGACATCCACCAGGGCGACGTGTTCGGCCTGATCGGCAAGAGCGGCGCCGGCAAGTCCACGTTGCTGCGCCTCATCAACCTGCTGGAGCGGCCCGATGCGGGCAAGGTCTTTGTTGGCGGGCGCGATCTCACCACGCTCTCGCGCAGCGAGTTGCGCGACACGCGCCAGAACATCGGCATGATCTTCCAGCAGTTCAACCTGCTGCAGAACGCCACGGTGTTCGACAACGTGGCCTTCCCGCTGAAGATCCACGGCCGCCACTCCAAGGCCGAAATCAACACGCGGGTGCGCGAATGCCTTGACCTCGTCGGCCTGGCCGAGAAGATCGACACCTACCCGGCACAACTGTCGGGCGGCCAGAAGCAGCGCGTGGCCATTGCCCGCGCGCTGGCGCCGCGCCCGCAGGTGCTGCTGTGCGACGAGCCGACCTCGGCGCTCGACACGGAAACCACCCGTTCGCTGCTCGAAACGCTGCGCGACATCAACCAGAAGATCGGCGTGACCATCGTGATCGTCACGCATGAGCTGTCGGTGGTCGAGGTGCTGTGCCGCAACGTGGCCATCCTTGAAAAAGGCCGGCTGATCGAACAATTCGCCGTCGATGCGCCGGGACCCGAGCGCAAGACTGCGCTGGGCCGCGAAATCGACGAGCTGGTGCGCCGCCGCGAACGGGATGTGCGCGAAGCCCGCGAATCCGCCGCCCCCGGTGCCTCGCTGAACCTCAATGCCCAGGAGCCGGCCTATGTTTGA
- a CDS encoding LLM class flavin-dependent oxidoreductase: MSSSTTAPRRQLHLNVNILHSGFVPSAWRLPESDPWAFADIQHYIHTAQIAEAAKLDAIFLADNAAIVDQIHFRPITALEPTILLACVAAATTHIGLIATASTSYNEPYNIARRFATLDHVSGGRAGWNVVTTADLPSARNFGHDATPDHAKRYARASEFTDIVKALWDSWEDDAFIGDKATGRFIDPDKVHAIAHRGEHFAVQGPLNLPRPPQGHPVLVQAGASADGRELASRHAEAVFSASQSFEESQAYARALKTRAAELGRGPDAVKVLAGLTTIVGDTEAEARRRRDELVDLIPWDYSLTRLAGTLGITPDRLKLDERLPDNLPLPGNGNGNGNHTFFNAVVAAGRTHGYTVRQLIRELAGGGGHRVIVGTPEQIADDIEHWFKGGAADGFNLMPDALPHGLQDFVTGVVPILQKRGLFRTEYEGRTLRDHLGLARPGGRAAQRLAA; encoded by the coding sequence ATGAGCAGCAGCACAACCGCACCGCGCAGGCAACTGCACCTGAACGTCAACATCCTGCACTCGGGCTTCGTGCCCTCGGCCTGGCGCCTGCCCGAGAGCGATCCGTGGGCTTTTGCCGACATCCAGCACTACATCCACACGGCGCAGATTGCCGAGGCGGCCAAGCTGGACGCGATCTTCCTGGCCGACAACGCGGCCATCGTCGACCAGATCCACTTCCGGCCGATCACTGCGCTGGAACCCACCATCCTGCTGGCCTGCGTGGCCGCCGCCACCACGCACATCGGCCTGATCGCCACCGCATCCACCAGCTACAACGAGCCCTACAACATCGCGCGCCGCTTCGCCACGCTCGACCATGTGAGCGGCGGCCGCGCGGGCTGGAACGTGGTGACCACGGCCGACCTGCCCTCGGCCCGCAACTTCGGCCACGACGCCACGCCCGACCATGCGAAGCGCTACGCCCGCGCCTCGGAGTTCACCGACATCGTGAAGGCGCTGTGGGACAGCTGGGAGGACGACGCTTTCATCGGCGACAAGGCCACGGGCCGCTTCATCGACCCGGACAAGGTGCATGCAATTGCGCACCGTGGCGAGCACTTCGCGGTGCAGGGGCCGCTGAACCTGCCCAGGCCGCCGCAAGGCCATCCGGTGCTGGTGCAAGCCGGTGCTTCGGCGGATGGACGCGAGCTGGCGTCACGCCATGCGGAGGCTGTGTTCTCTGCATCGCAATCCTTCGAGGAGTCGCAGGCCTATGCGCGCGCCCTCAAGACCCGCGCGGCCGAGTTGGGCCGTGGCCCCGATGCTGTGAAGGTGCTGGCTGGGCTGACCACCATCGTCGGCGACACGGAAGCCGAAGCGCGCCGTCGCCGCGATGAACTGGTCGACCTCATTCCGTGGGACTACAGCCTCACGCGGCTGGCCGGCACGCTGGGCATCACGCCCGACCGGCTGAAGCTCGACGAACGCCTGCCCGACAACCTGCCGCTGCCCGGCAATGGCAACGGCAACGGCAACCACACCTTCTTCAACGCGGTGGTGGCGGCAGGTCGCACGCACGGCTACACGGTGCGTCAGTTGATCCGCGAATTGGCGGGCGGCGGCGGGCATCGCGTGATCGTCGGCACGCCCGAGCAGATCGCCGACGACATCGAGCACTGGTTCAAGGGTGGCGCGGCCGATGGCTTCAACCTGATGCCCGATGCATTGCCACATGGGCTGCAGGATTTCGTGACGGGTGTGGTGCCGATCCTGCAGAAGCGAGGCCTCTTTCGCACCGAGTACGAGGGGCGCACGCTGCGTGACCATCTGGGGTTGGCACGGCCCGGCGGACGGGCGGCGCAACGGCTGGCTGCCTGA
- a CDS encoding alpha/beta fold hydrolase: MYQALRPSRSEFVPVRNLSYHVRLWGLPSDVRPPLVLVHGWMDVAASWQFVVDAMAQDRFIIAPDWRGFGLTDGGGVDNYWLADYLADLEWLLDHYVGEVREGESPRQIDLVGHSMGGNVVMHYAGVRPERIRRLVNLEGFGMPARKPDEAPARYGQWIDELKRLHRGEMALAGYSAVDGVARRLMKTNPRLSQDKADWLASHWSAGHAQPDGSMRWQILGEAAHKIVNAHIFRVDETLALYARITAPLLMVEASDDSLQGWWKNRYTLDEFHERLKSVPSVHTERLDDAGHMLHHDQPQQVARMIEDFLAT, from the coding sequence ATGTACCAAGCCCTCCGTCCCTCCCGCAGCGAATTCGTGCCCGTGCGCAACCTCAGCTACCACGTGCGCCTCTGGGGCCTGCCCTCGGATGTGCGTCCTCCGCTGGTGCTCGTGCATGGCTGGATGGACGTGGCCGCCTCCTGGCAGTTCGTGGTCGATGCCATGGCGCAAGACCGCTTCATCATCGCGCCCGACTGGCGCGGCTTCGGCCTGACCGATGGCGGCGGCGTCGACAACTACTGGCTGGCGGACTACCTCGCCGACCTCGAATGGCTGCTCGACCACTACGTGGGCGAAGTCCGCGAAGGCGAAAGCCCCCGGCAGATCGACCTTGTCGGCCACAGCATGGGCGGCAACGTCGTCATGCACTACGCGGGTGTGCGACCGGAACGCATCCGCCGCCTCGTCAACCTCGAAGGCTTCGGCATGCCCGCGCGCAAGCCCGATGAAGCGCCCGCGCGCTACGGCCAGTGGATCGACGAACTCAAGCGACTGCACCGCGGCGAGATGGCGCTGGCCGGCTATTCGGCGGTGGACGGCGTGGCGCGCCGGCTCATGAAGACCAACCCGCGCCTGTCGCAGGACAAGGCCGACTGGCTGGCCAGCCATTGGTCGGCCGGCCACGCGCAGCCCGACGGCAGCATGCGCTGGCAGATCCTTGGCGAAGCGGCGCACAAGATCGTCAACGCGCACATCTTCCGCGTCGACGAAACATTGGCGCTCTATGCGCGCATCACGGCGCCGCTGCTGATGGTCGAAGCCTCCGACGACAGCCTGCAAGGCTGGTGGAAGAACCGCTACACGCTCGATGAATTCCACGAGCGCCTGAAGTCCGTGCCCTCGGTGCACACCGAACGGCTGGACGACGCGGGCCACATGCTGCACCACGACCAGCCGCAGCAGGTGGCGCGGATGATCGAGGACTTCCTGGCGACCTGA
- a CDS encoding serine hydrolase domain-containing protein produces MRVLAFCLATVCLLLAGACTAPLAGNAGAAVFPLSSWEFVPPAQLSTACNRQLDAAREYLKTLDTTAVMAVQGGRVLFSEGPLDAVSIVFSVRKSLLSMMYGKYVADGTVDLDRTLADLGIDDLGGLLASERAARLRDLLTARSGVYHAAANGGDDLAFAPARGSQAPGSYFLYNNWDFNAAGTAFEKLTGRSIYRAFADDLAAPLMLEDFNVARHKRSGDSAKSEHLAYPFFLSTRDMARLGYLMLRQGNWRGQQLVPTAWVAQITQPVTTSAQMHPPHVARRGFGYGYLWWLLEEPADSVLSGAYMAWGVHGQYILVIPKRNMVIAHKRQVPVAGNWNPSTVVPGDFLRAARMIATAPCG; encoded by the coding sequence GTGCGCGTCCTCGCGTTTTGCCTGGCGACGGTGTGCCTGCTGCTCGCCGGCGCGTGCACGGCGCCTCTTGCTGGCAATGCCGGCGCCGCTGTCTTCCCGCTTTCGTCGTGGGAGTTTGTTCCCCCTGCGCAGCTCAGTACCGCATGCAATAGGCAGCTCGATGCGGCCCGTGAGTACCTGAAGACACTGGACACCACCGCCGTGATGGCGGTGCAGGGCGGGCGCGTGCTGTTCAGCGAAGGCCCGCTGGACGCCGTCAGCATCGTGTTCTCCGTGCGCAAGAGCCTGCTGTCGATGATGTATGGCAAATACGTGGCAGACGGCACTGTCGACCTCGACCGGACGCTGGCCGATCTGGGCATCGATGACCTCGGCGGCCTGCTTGCAAGCGAGCGCGCGGCGCGCTTGCGCGATTTGCTGACGGCGCGGTCGGGCGTTTATCACGCAGCGGCCAATGGCGGGGACGATCTTGCGTTTGCGCCCGCGCGCGGATCGCAAGCGCCCGGGAGCTACTTTCTTTACAACAACTGGGACTTCAACGCCGCTGGCACCGCCTTCGAGAAGTTGACCGGCCGCAGCATCTACCGGGCCTTTGCTGATGATCTTGCGGCGCCGCTGATGCTGGAGGATTTCAATGTGGCCCGCCACAAGCGCAGCGGCGACAGCGCGAAGTCCGAGCACCTGGCGTATCCCTTCTTCCTGTCGACGCGGGACATGGCGCGCCTGGGCTACCTGATGCTTCGCCAAGGCAACTGGCGCGGGCAACAACTGGTGCCCACCGCGTGGGTCGCGCAGATCACGCAGCCAGTGACCACCTCCGCGCAGATGCACCCGCCCCATGTGGCGCGGCGCGGTTTCGGTTATGGCTACCTGTGGTGGCTTCTGGAAGAGCCGGCGGACTCTGTGTTGAGCGGGGCGTACATGGCGTGGGGCGTGCACGGCCAATACATCCTGGTGATCCCGAAGCGGAACATGGTGATTGCGCACAAGCGCCAGGTGCCGGTGGCAGGCAACTGGAATCCGAGCACGGTGGTGCCGGGCGACTTCCTGCGTGCGGCAAGGATGATCGCAACGGCGCCCTGCGGCTGA
- a CDS encoding methionine ABC transporter permease: MFENIAPILPELWVATGQTFMMLAIGLSAAVLIGGPLGILLFLLGPGQSLENKPAFLVLNWIVNTVRSFPFIILLVALVPFTRVIAGTSIGPLAAAVPLSFAAIPYLARLVDQCLREVPRGVIEAAHAMGASEMQIVWRVLLVEARSGLVLALTVLAVSFLSYSAVAGVVGGGGIGDLAIRYGYYRFQTDVMVLTVALLVVLVQILQFVGNTTARRLDKR, from the coding sequence ATGTTTGAAAACATCGCTCCCATCCTTCCCGAGCTGTGGGTCGCCACGGGCCAGACTTTCATGATGCTGGCCATCGGCCTGTCGGCCGCGGTGCTGATCGGCGGACCGCTGGGCATCCTGCTGTTCCTGCTGGGCCCCGGCCAGTCGCTGGAAAACAAGCCGGCGTTCCTGGTGCTGAACTGGATCGTGAACACGGTCCGTTCCTTCCCCTTCATCATCCTGCTGGTGGCGCTGGTGCCGTTCACGCGGGTGATCGCGGGCACTTCCATCGGGCCGCTGGCGGCCGCGGTGCCGCTGTCGTTCGCGGCAATTCCTTATCTGGCGCGACTGGTCGACCAGTGCCTGCGCGAAGTGCCGCGCGGCGTGATCGAGGCGGCGCATGCCATGGGTGCTTCAGAAATGCAGATCGTCTGGCGCGTGCTGCTGGTCGAGGCCCGCTCGGGCCTGGTGCTGGCGCTGACCGTGCTGGCCGTGAGCTTTCTCTCGTACTCGGCGGTGGCCGGCGTGGTGGGCGGCGGCGGCATCGGTGACCTGGCGATCCGCTACGGCTACTACCGCTTCCAGACCGACGTGATGGTGCTCACCGTGGCGCTGCTCGTGGTGCTGGTGCAGATCCTGCAGTTCGTGGGCAACACCACGGCGCGCAGGCTCGACAAGCGTTGA
- a CDS encoding MetQ/NlpA family ABC transporter substrate-binding protein, which produces MHTTFRRRTLALATLAAALFAGSPAFAQDKNTLKVGVSVGSSEQVFEVVKKVAAKDGLNIQLVVFNDYQLPNAALASGDLDANAFQHQPFLDNQNKARGFDIVPVGLTITAPLGFYSRKIKSIDQLPDGASVGIQNDPSNGNRALLLLQTAGLITLKPDAVKNNTATPLDVVSNPKKLKLIALDAAQLPRSLDDLSIAAINNDYAEKAGLSLNKDAVIKEAAKSPYANLIAVRRADKDKPWAKRLVAAYQSPEVKSFIATQFKGSLVPAF; this is translated from the coding sequence ATGCACACCACATTCCGCCGCCGCACCCTCGCCCTTGCCACGCTGGCAGCCGCCCTGTTCGCAGGCAGCCCCGCCTTCGCGCAGGACAAGAACACCCTGAAGGTCGGCGTTTCCGTCGGCAGTTCCGAGCAGGTGTTCGAGGTGGTCAAGAAGGTCGCCGCCAAGGACGGCCTGAACATCCAGCTCGTGGTGTTCAACGACTACCAGTTGCCCAACGCTGCGCTGGCCTCGGGCGACCTCGACGCCAATGCCTTCCAGCATCAGCCCTTCCTCGACAACCAGAACAAGGCGCGTGGCTTCGACATCGTGCCCGTGGGCCTGACCATCACCGCGCCGCTGGGCTTCTACTCGCGCAAGATCAAGTCGATCGATCAGTTGCCTGACGGCGCGTCGGTTGGTATCCAGAACGATCCGTCGAATGGCAACCGCGCCCTGCTGCTGCTGCAGACGGCTGGCCTCATCACGCTGAAGCCCGACGCGGTGAAGAACAACACGGCCACGCCGCTCGACGTGGTGAGCAACCCCAAGAAGCTGAAGCTGATCGCGCTCGACGCCGCCCAACTGCCGCGCTCGCTCGACGACCTGAGCATTGCCGCCATCAACAACGACTACGCCGAGAAGGCCGGCCTGTCGCTCAACAAGGACGCCGTGATCAAGGAGGCCGCGAAAAGCCCCTACGCCAACCTGATCGCCGTGCGCCGCGCCGACAAGGACAAGCCCTGGGCCAAGCGCCTCGTGGCGGCGTACCAGTCGCCGGAGGTGAAGAGCTTCATCGCAACCCAGTTCAAGGGCTCGCTGGTCCCCGCGTTCTGA
- a CDS encoding MetQ/NlpA family ABC transporter substrate-binding protein → MKTALLRRSVLALSLVALSFGGLSLAQAQEAKKNLVIGGTAGSNADQLKVGIIPILEKKGYKVKLVEFNDYVQPNLALAQGSLDANFFQHQVYLKKFAADQKLDLAELVQGPIAPMGVYSTKRKTLADVKEGDRVTLPNDPSNLARALVLLEQNKLITIKTGIDPLRASEKDVAENPKKLKFIPLEAAQLPRSLGDTEYAIVNGNFAISSGLKLTDAVVLEKTPDYYLNVVAVKTADKNTQWAKDIADAYRSKEFKAVVDSKFQGYAKPSFLQ, encoded by the coding sequence ATGAAAACCGCACTGCTGCGCCGTTCCGTTCTCGCCCTGTCCCTCGTTGCGCTGTCGTTCGGCGGCCTCTCGCTGGCACAGGCCCAGGAAGCCAAGAAGAACCTCGTGATCGGCGGCACCGCCGGCTCCAATGCCGACCAGCTCAAGGTCGGCATCATCCCGATCCTTGAAAAGAAGGGCTACAAGGTCAAGCTGGTCGAGTTCAACGACTACGTGCAGCCCAACCTCGCGCTGGCCCAGGGCTCGCTCGACGCCAACTTTTTCCAGCATCAGGTCTACCTGAAGAAGTTCGCGGCCGACCAGAAGCTCGACCTTGCCGAACTGGTGCAAGGCCCGATCGCGCCGATGGGCGTGTACTCGACCAAGCGCAAGACGCTGGCCGACGTGAAGGAAGGCGACCGCGTGACGCTGCCGAACGATCCGAGCAACCTGGCGCGCGCGTTGGTGCTGCTGGAGCAGAACAAGCTCATCACCATCAAGACCGGCATCGACCCGCTGCGCGCGTCTGAAAAAGACGTGGCCGAGAACCCGAAGAAGCTGAAGTTCATTCCGCTCGAAGCCGCGCAACTGCCGCGTTCGCTGGGCGACACCGAGTACGCCATCGTCAACGGCAACTTCGCGATCTCGTCGGGCCTGAAGCTCACCGATGCCGTGGTGCTCGAGAAGACGCCTGACTACTACTTGAATGTCGTGGCCGTGAAGACCGCCGACAAGAACACCCAGTGGGCCAAGGACATCGCCGACGCCTACCGCTCGAAGGAATTCAAGGCGGTGGTCGACAGCAAGTTCCAGGGCTACGCCAAGCCCAGCTTCCTGCAGTAA
- a CDS encoding aspartate/glutamate racemase family protein produces the protein MTQHIGIVGCSAEGAALCYQTICVEGAKLLGPHAHPEVSMHTPSLSDYMVHIYRNDWQGVGEVMLASAHKLAKIGADFLVCPDNTIHQALPFIEARSPLPWLHIAGCVADEAAQRGFRRIGLTGTRWLVDSEVYPEKLSARGLEYVRPTIEERDEIARIIMDELVCGIFKPEAIATFQRVMQRMKDEDGCDAVVLGCTEIPLIMSDANSPLPTLDSTRLLARAALRRATGGG, from the coding sequence ATGACCCAGCACATCGGAATCGTCGGCTGCTCCGCCGAAGGCGCAGCGCTTTGCTATCAAACCATCTGCGTGGAGGGCGCGAAGCTGCTCGGCCCGCATGCCCACCCTGAAGTCTCGATGCACACGCCGTCGCTGTCGGATTACATGGTGCACATCTACCGCAATGACTGGCAGGGCGTGGGCGAGGTGATGCTCGCCTCTGCCCACAAGCTCGCGAAGATCGGCGCGGACTTTCTCGTCTGCCCCGACAACACGATCCATCAGGCCTTGCCTTTCATCGAAGCGCGCTCGCCGCTGCCTTGGCTGCACATCGCGGGCTGTGTGGCCGATGAAGCGGCGCAGCGCGGCTTTCGGCGCATCGGCCTCACCGGCACGCGCTGGCTGGTCGACAGCGAGGTCTATCCCGAAAAGCTCTCGGCGCGCGGGCTCGAATACGTTCGCCCCACCATCGAGGAGCGCGACGAGATCGCCCGGATCATCATGGACGAGCTGGTCTGCGGCATCTTCAAGCCCGAGGCGATCGCGACCTTCCAGCGCGTGATGCAGCGCATGAAGGACGAAGACGGCTGCGACGCGGTCGTGCTCGGCTGCACCGAGATCCCGCTGATCATGAGCGACGCCAATTCGCCGCTGCCGACGCTGGACTCCACGCGCCTGCTGGCGCGGGCGGCGCTGCGCCGGGCGACCGGTGGCGGCTAA
- a CDS encoding aldo/keto reductase, with protein MNTRQLGATGPQVSAIGLGCMGMSGMYGPSDRAESIATIHAAMDAGITLLDTGDFYGSGHNEMLIGEALKGLKGSQRDAALVSVKFGAMRDPAGNWVGYDARPAAVKNFLVYSLQRLGLDHIDIYRPARLDASVPIEDTVGAIADMVKAGYVRHIGLSEVGSHTIRKAAAVHPIADLQIEYSLISRGIEDDILATCRELGIGITAYGVLSRGLISGHWQKGGAGAKDFRTHSPRFQGENADRNLALVEALRKIADAKGVTVAQIAIAWVAAQGDDIVPLVGARQRTRLEEALGSLGVALSADDLAAIERAVPRGAAAGDRYAAAQMAHLDSEAGHA; from the coding sequence ATGAACACACGCCAACTCGGCGCCACCGGCCCGCAGGTTTCCGCCATCGGCCTCGGCTGCATGGGCATGTCGGGCATGTACGGCCCGTCGGACCGCGCGGAAAGCATCGCCACCATCCACGCCGCAATGGATGCGGGCATCACGCTGCTTGACACCGGCGACTTCTATGGCAGCGGCCACAACGAGATGCTGATCGGCGAAGCGCTCAAGGGCCTCAAGGGTTCGCAGCGAGACGCAGCCCTTGTCAGCGTGAAGTTCGGCGCCATGCGCGACCCCGCGGGCAACTGGGTCGGCTATGACGCACGCCCCGCGGCGGTGAAGAACTTCCTGGTCTATTCGCTGCAGCGGCTCGGCCTGGACCACATCGACATCTACCGGCCGGCGCGGCTCGATGCGAGCGTGCCCATCGAAGACACCGTGGGCGCCATCGCCGACATGGTGAAGGCGGGCTACGTGCGGCACATCGGGCTGTCGGAAGTGGGCTCGCACACGATCCGCAAGGCGGCGGCTGTGCATCCGATCGCGGATCTGCAGATCGAGTACTCGCTGATCTCGCGCGGCATCGAGGACGACATTTTGGCCACCTGTCGCGAACTCGGCATTGGCATCACGGCCTACGGCGTGCTCTCGCGCGGCCTCATCAGCGGGCATTGGCAGAAGGGCGGCGCGGGTGCGAAGGATTTCCGTACGCACAGCCCCCGCTTCCAGGGCGAGAACGCCGACCGCAACCTCGCGCTGGTCGAGGCACTGCGCAAGATCGCCGACGCCAAGGGCGTGACGGTCGCGCAGATCGCGATTGCCTGGGTGGCGGCGCAGGGTGACGACATCGTGCCGCTGGTCGGTGCGCGGCAGCGCACGCGGCTCGAAGAAGCGCTGGGTTCGCTGGGCGTGGCGCTGTCGGCGGACGATCTTGCCGCCATCGAGCGGGCGGTGCCCAGGGGCGCGGCGGCCGGCGACCGCTATGCAGCGGCGCAGATGGCGCACCTGGACAGCGAAGCGGGCCACGCCTGA
- a CDS encoding LysR family transcriptional regulator, translated as MTDPDLSDLGAFVAVTRARGFRGAAALRGVSPSSLSEAMRRLEAQLGVRLLNRTTRSVTPTEAGQRLLDRISPALDDIAGALDTLNSFRDSPTGTLRLNVPMIVAQRVLPPLTSRFLKAHPGITLEVTTNDTFIDVLAAGFDAGIRYDESIARDMIAVPLGPRVQHFVAAASPAYLAAHGTPKHPTDLLQHACIGHRFPSGVLATWAFARKGKTIKITPTGPLIASMLDLEVHAAESGLGLIYTFDEYLRPSLDSGALVPVLEDWWQSFSGPFLYYPSRTHMPAPLRAFVDFLKAEATH; from the coding sequence ATGACCGACCCCGATCTCTCCGACCTTGGCGCCTTCGTGGCCGTCACGCGGGCACGTGGTTTTCGCGGTGCCGCAGCCTTGCGCGGCGTGTCGCCCTCCTCGCTCAGCGAGGCCATGCGCCGGCTCGAAGCACAGCTTGGCGTGCGGCTGCTGAACCGCACCACCCGCAGCGTCACGCCCACCGAGGCCGGCCAGCGCCTGCTGGACCGCATCTCCCCGGCACTGGACGACATAGCCGGCGCGCTCGACACGCTCAACAGCTTTCGCGACAGCCCCACCGGCACGCTGCGGCTCAACGTGCCGATGATCGTCGCGCAGCGCGTGCTGCCGCCGCTGACCAGCCGCTTCCTGAAGGCGCACCCGGGCATCACGCTGGAGGTGACGACCAACGACACCTTCATCGACGTGCTCGCGGCCGGCTTCGACGCCGGCATCCGCTATGACGAGAGCATTGCGCGCGACATGATCGCCGTGCCGCTGGGCCCGCGCGTGCAGCACTTCGTGGCCGCGGCCTCGCCCGCCTACCTGGCCGCGCACGGCACGCCGAAGCACCCGACCGACCTGCTGCAGCACGCCTGCATCGGGCATCGTTTTCCGAGCGGCGTGCTGGCGACATGGGCTTTCGCGCGCAAGGGCAAAACCATCAAGATCACGCCGACCGGGCCGCTGATCGCCTCGATGCTCGACCTCGAAGTGCACGCGGCCGAATCGGGCCTGGGCCTGATCTACACCTTCGACGAATACCTGCGCCCTTCGCTGGACAGCGGCGCGCTGGTGCCGGTGCTCGAAGACTGGTGGCAGAGCTTCTCGGGCCCGTTCCTCTACTACCCGAGCCGAACGCACATGCCGGCGCCGCTGCGCGCCTTCGTCGACTTCCTGAAGGCCGAAGCGACACACTGA